DNA sequence from the Butyricimonas faecalis genome:
CGGTAGCCGGGTTAAACACCGCTTTTAAAGTCGATGATCGTTTACCCGTGAAGAATAATCGGGTTGTGCTGGATAATTTTAAGATATACGATGCCAATGGACACACATCGGTTTGCTCGGGATATTACGATTTGAATTCAAATTTATACGACGTGTCGCTTAAATTTGATAATTTCCGAGTGCTAAATACCAAAGCGAACCAGAATGATGTGTTTTACGGGCAACTGTATATCACGGGACAATCCCGGATGAATAATTTGTCCGGGGGCGGGGCTTTATCCGTGAATTTGAAACCGGAGGCTCATTCCGTACTCTATATCCCTTTAACTTCCGCGTTGACGGAGGAAGACGGGAGTTTCCTGCATTTTATAAACAAACGTCAGCCGGATGGGGAGCGTCGTCCGGAAGAAGAACGTGTTTCGTTGGTTTCCAATTTTGATTTGAATGCTAATATCGAGATCAATAACAATCTGGAAGTACAAATTATATTTGATCCCACTATCGGGGATATTTTGAAAACGGTGGGAAGTGGTAACTTGCGTTTCGGTTTGGGAAAAGATAACGAGTTGAATATGTTCGGGGAGTATAAGATCGAGAAGGGAGATTACTTGTTCACGTTAAGTAACTTGATTAATAAAAAATTCGTGCTGAACCCCGGAGGAAGTATCAGGTGGAATGGCTCGCCGTATGATGCCACGATTGACGTGAGCGCCATATATAATTTGCGTACCTCTTTGAGCGATTTGCTTGCCGGAACCACGACGACGGTGGATAAGACGACGAAAGTACCCGTTGAGTGCGAGTTGAAGTTGGGAGAAAATCTGATGAACCCCAACGTGCAGTTCGGCATTAATTTCCCCTCTCTCGATATGCAAATGCGGAGTTTGATGCAGAGCTTTTTCTCCAGTCAGGATGAGATTAATAAACAGATGTTTTCTTTGCTGATATTGAATAAATTCTATACTCCGGATTATGTTGATAAGGATGCCGAGTTGGAAGAACGGAACACGGGATACCAGATGGGGGTGACAACGGCGAGTGAGTTATTGTCCAATCAATTATCCCGTTGGTTATCACAGATCAGTAATAATTTTGATATCGGCTTTTCTTATCGCCCGGGTGATCAGGTCACTACGAACGAGTTCGAGTTGGCTTTGTCGACCCAAATTTGGAATAACCGGGTGACAATTTCTGCCAACGGTAATATGATGGAGAAAGCAAAGACCAATTCCAACACGTCGATTACGGGTGATTTTGACGTCGACGTGAAATTGAATCGTCAAGGTTCACTACATTTGAAGGCTTATTCGCACACAGATGAGAAGATTACCTACAACGCGACGGAGACCGTGCAGGGTGTCGGTGTCTTTTATCAAGAGACGTTCGATACCTTCCGGGAATTATTCCGTAAATACCTGGCTATATTTAAACGGAAAAAACGATCGACAGCCACCGCACAATCCGCTGATAATAAGAAATAATTCATGTTTTAACTTTCTATTTCCCGTTTTTCATGTCTTTGTCATTGTTTTTTTGATTTTTTTTCATCAAATTGTACTCGTTACGTGAAAACGTCGAACCTAACTAAATTGCATTATGAAAAAAATGACTGAACAAGAGTACATGGACCGTGAGGCCAAATACGGTGCTCACAATTACCATCCACTTCCCGTGGTCTTAGAAAAAGGAGAAGGTATTTACGTGTGGGATGTTAACGGAAAACGTTATTTCGACTTTCTGTCGGCTTATTCTGCCGTGAACCAGGGACACTGCCACCCGAAGATTGTAGAAGCTATGACGGAGCAGGCCAAGAAATTGGCTTTAACTTCCCGGGCTTTCTATAACAACGTGTTGGGTGAATGGGAAGAATACATTACGAAATATTTCGGGTACGATAAGGTACTACCGATGAATAGTGGTGCCGAGGCTGACGAGACGGCTTTGAAATTATGCCGTCGTTGGGGATATGACGTGAAGGGAATACCTGCGGATCAAGCCAAGATTATTGTTTGCGATAATAATTTCCACGGTCGTACAATCACGATCATTACGCTTTCTAACGATCCTTCTTCTTATGCCGGATTCGGACCTTTTACTCCCGGATTTGAGAGAATACCGTATGATGATATACCTGCTTTGGAAGAGGCGTTGAAGGATCCGAACGTGGCCGGATTCCTTTTGGAACCGATTCAAGGAGAGGCCGGTGTTTACGTGCCGCATGAAGGCTATTTAAAGAAAGCATACGACTTGTGTAAGGCTCATAACGTGTTGTTTATGGCCGACGAGGTGCAGACCGGTATTGCCCGTACGGGTAAAATGTTGGCGTGTGACCACGAGGGGGTTCGGCCGGACATTTTGATTCTGGGTAAAGCCATTTCCGGCGGATTGATGCCTGTTTCCTGCGTGTTGGCAGATGACGAGATTATGTTGACCATTAAGCCGGGAGAACACGGTTCTACTTACGGGGGAAATCCCATTGCGGCTAAAGTATCTATGGCGGCGTTACAGGTGATCAAAGATGAGAAACTGGAAGAAAATGCCGAAAGACTGGGTAAGATTTTCCGGGAAAGAGTGAAAGCAATTAAATCTGATATGATGGAACTTGTCCGCGGTAAAGGTTTGCTGAACGCGGTGGTAATTACTCCGAAGAATGGCAAAACGGCTTGGGATGTATGTTTGAAATTGCGCGACAACGGTTTGTTAGCTAAACCGACTCACGAACATATCATCCGTTTTGCTCCGCCTTTGGTAATCAATGAAGAGCAATTGCTTGAAGCAATAGGTATTATCGAGAAAACGTTAAAGGAGTTCGAGTAATTTTAGTTAAATCTATTTCAAAGAGTCTTTTCGGGATTGTACGGTTAATCTTGAAAAGATTCTTTTTATTATTTCTTGATATGGCGGAAAATTTATTTTTCTGTGTATATTTGTTTGATTAAATATCCCTTTATGTCAATAGATTTTGATTCATTATTGGAAGGCATTAATAAAAAAGATATGCGGGCGTGGGAGGAGCTTTATGCAGGGTATTATGCCGTGTTGTGTTCTTACGTGAACAATATTTTGCGGGATCGAGATCAAGCCCAGGATATCGTGCAGGATGTTTTGGTGGCTGTCTGGAAGTCTTCCAAACAGTTTGGAGATATGAAGGAATTGACGTCTTATTTATACCGGGCTTGTTATAATAACGCCTTGATTTATAAGCGCAATGTTCAAATTCGTAAAGATATAGAGCAAAAAATTGTTTTGGAAACGGAAGTCGAGTTCTCGGATGAAATTTTTGCTATTACCGTGAGGGATGAGTTATTGAGACAATTGTATTGTTATATCAAGGAGTTGCCGGATGGTGCCAGGGAAATAATGGAATTAAGTGTTTTGGGATTCTCCGGGCCCGAAATTGCAGAAAAATTGGGGATCACGATTCACACGGTGAAAACTCAAAAGAATAGGAGTTTCAAGTATTTACGAGAAAAATTGAAAGATTCAGTTCTGTTATTTTTAATTTAATCAAAACTTTTTATCGTTTTTGTCATACTCTTTGTGGTTTCATGTATTATATAATAAACGATCCATTATCGATATTAAATATTTGAGGCTGTAATAGTAGTAACTGCTTGATTAATATAAGATAACAGTAGATGAAATTAGATTTATATAGCGTGGTGGAATTATTTCGAAAATCTTTCTCGACCTCACTTTCTGATGAGGAAAAGGAGGAGTTGGATGATGTTTTGCGAGATAATTATTTGAAAAAAGCATATGACCAATTATCAGATGAAACTTTTGTACTGGATAAATTCCGGGAGTTTGAAGAATACAAGTACAAGCCTGCTTTTAATAAATTAAAAGTTTACCAGCATCGAATTCGGATTCGTCGATGGACAATATGGGGATCGTCTATAGCTGCAGTCTTGATCCTTGTGTTTGTTTTGGTTCGTCCTTGGAAATATAATGGTAATATGCAGGAGTTCGTTAAGGAAACACAACATATTATACCACCTGGAAGTAGTATGGCCATTTTGAAGTTGGCAGACGGAAGAATGATCGAAATCGGGAAGCAGCCATTGAAACTTAAAGATACTCAAGGAAGCATGGTAAAATATGAAAATGGACGTCTTTCTTACTCTTCTGGAAAAGAAACTACGATAACAGAGGCTTACAATGAATTGGTTGTACCTGTTGGTGGCGAATGTCATGTTCTTTTGGAGGATGGTACGGACGTTTGGCTAAATGCGGATTCAAAATTGAAATATCCCATAGTGTTTAACGGGGAAAGTCGTGAAGTCGTATTGTCGGGGGAGGCTTATTTCGAAGTGAAAAAGGATAACCGCCCCTTTATTGTAAATCTGGAAAGTGGTGATATAACTGTACTTGGAACTTCTTTTGGCGTGAGCGCTTACCCGGGTTATCCGAATTATACAACCTTGGTCAGGGGAAGTGTTCGTTTTACATCCCTTCGACGGGAGCAGATTGTTTTAACTCCCGGGGAACAGGCAGTGGTTGATATTTTCGGGTCTCTGAAGAAACGGAACGTGGATGTAGAAGAATTTGTCGGTTGGAAGGATGGCGTGTTCATTTTCAAGGATAAACCATTGGCTGAAATCATGGAAATATTGGAGCGTTGGTATGGGGTACACGTGATTTTTCAAGATAATAGTTTGAAAGAATTGGAATACACAGGTAGTCTCGAAAGATATGATTCTATTAATACATTTTTGCAATTATTGGAAAAATTGGAAGAAATCCAATATGAAATAAAGGGAAATACGATAGTTCTATTTAAATAAAAGAGAGAGACAGGCAACAAATTTCTCAGGTTCGGCGTCTGTCCCTTCTCGATTTATATAATTAAATATAAATTACAATGATATGAAAAAAAATCGATTAATTAGGTTTCCTGACCGATTAAAAAGGTGTAAGAAAAATTTAATGATTATGAAATGGTGTGTTGTTTTTATCTGCTTGTTTACTTTGAACTTGTCTGCGGATGTGTATTCTCAAAAGAATATCGTGTCGCTGGACTTATCTGATGTGTCCATTGGACAATTTGTGAAAGCGGTTAAACAGCAGACATCCCTTAAGTTCATGTATAATTCGTCTATTGTTCGTCAGGCAGGGAATATCTCGGTGAAAGTTGAAAACAAAGAGTTGAAAGATGTGCTAGGTATGGTGTTGGGGCAAGTCAACTTGGAATACGAGTTTTTTAATAACGTGATCTTGATTCGAGCAAAAGATGAAAAGAAAAGCGAACAATTACAAAGAACCGTGAGAGGGTGCGTGAAAGACGAGAAAGGAACTCCTTTGCCGGGAGTGACGGTGGTGTTAAAAGGTGAAAACTTGGGTGTTGCTACAGATGTTAATGGTAATTATTCACTTTCTTTTTTGGATCAAAAGAATTTGGTTATATTATTTTCATTTGTCGGAATGTTACCGGTTGAAGTTAAATACACGGGACAGGATACTATTAATGTGGTATTGAAAGAGGATGTAGAAAAGATCGATGAAGTAGTTGTGAATGGTTACTTTACACGGAAGAAGGAAAGTTATACGGGCGTATCGACGACTTTTTCAGGGAGTGAACTTCGTAAAGTGTCAACGGGGAGTATTTTGAATACCTTATCTATGTTGGATCCTTCTTTTGTGAAAGTTGTAAACAACGAAATGGGGAGTGACCCGAATACTATTCCGAGTTTTGAGATACGTGGTTCCAGCAGTTTAAAATCAACATTTGAAGGTAATCCCAATATGCCTACGTTTATTATGGACGGTTTTGAGGTTTCTGCACAAAAAGTATTTGATTTAGATCCAACTCGTGTCCGTTTCATAACGATATTGAAAGATGCTGCAGCTACGGCAATTTATGGTTCCCGTGCAGCCAATGGAGTGGTTGTTATCGAAACTGAACTACCCAAAGCGGGAAAATTACAGTTTTCGTATAATGGAAGCGCCAATTTTGAGGTGGCAGATCTTTCTGATTATAATTTGATGAATGCTGAAGAGAAATTGGAATATGAAGTACGTTCGGGGTTGTATGAAACAAAAGATCAAAGTCCTGAATATGCTGATGACAATTTAACTTCTTATAATCAAATATTGAAATTGGTTAAAGAGGGCAATGATGTGGATTGGTTAGCTATTCCTGTTAGGGATGTGGGGATTGGTCATAAACACTCTGTTATGGCTGAAGGAGGAAATGAAACATTTCGTTATGCTTTAGATATTTCTTATTCAAATACGGTAGGGGTAATGAAAGGTTCAAAGCGCGATAATTATGGAGGAGGAGTTCGTCTTCAATATAATTTGAAGAAATTGAAATTTATGAACTATACATCTTTCAGTCATTTGAAGTCAGTGAATTCTCCCTATGGCAGTTTTAGTTCGTATACCTATTATAATCCCTATTATAATCCTTATGATGAGGAGGGTAATATAAAGAAAATACTCTATTCTTATCAGTATTATGATGAAGGAGTAAAGACAAAACCGATGTATAACGAGTTGTATAATGCTACGTTGCCATCAAAGAATCAATCAATAGGAAACTACTTTATGAATAATTTTTCCGTTGAGTATGATGTTGTTCAAGGATTGAAATTGAAAGCGAATCTGTCTTTGAGTGTCGATAATAATAAATCGGATGCTTACGTGTCAAATGAAAATACTAATTTTATTGGTAAAGAGCTGAGAGGGAGTTATTCGCAATCTTGGTCAAACAGTTTTAGTTATGATATAAATGTTGTATTAACTTATGTTCGAAATTGGAAAAAACATTTTTTGAATGTAGGATTGATTTATAATTTGCGAGAGAGTAATACAGACGCAACGAGTTTGTCTGCGGTTGGTTTTCCTAATGAAAATATGGATCATATTTCTATGGGAACTAGTTTTACGGAAGGAGGGAGACCGGGAGGAAGTTATAATATATCCCGCTTGATCGGTTTTGTTGCTAACCTCGGTTATACGTATGACAATAGATTTTTACTCGATTTTTCTTTGAGAAGTGATGGTTCGTCTTTATATGGAGCTAATAACCGCTGGAGTACATTCTGGTCTTTAGGAGTTGGTTATAACTTGCATAACGAAAAATTTATGGAGGGAGTTTCGTTTGTTGATTTGTTAAAAATACGAGGATCCATTGGAACAACGGGAGGACAAAATTTCAATCCGTATCAGTCAATGACGATGTATTCTTATAACGATAGTCGAATAAGCGGTATTTCTTATACGGGTTATATGGGTGTACTACTGAAGGCATTCGGAAACAAGAATTTGAAATGGCAAAAAGTAGAGAAACGGAATGTGGGATTGGATTTTGAATTACTTGATCGACGATTAAGAGGCTCGTTTAACGTGTATAGCGATCTTTCTAAGGATGTGCTTATCGATGTTACTGTTGCTCCGTCATTAGGTTTTTCTTCTTATAAAGAAAATTTGGGAGAAGTGAAAAATAGTGGCGTCGAATTGACATTAAAAGGAACCGTAATTCGTGATATGGATCGAGATATAATTTGGGATTTAATCTTTAATCTGGCGCATAATAAAAATAAAGTGATGAAGATTAATCGAGCTTTGACGGCTTTTAATGAATCACAAGATGCGGAGGTGAAGAATAAACCGACGATTAGGTATAAAGAAGGATTGTCTCAAAATACGATCTGGGTGAATGAATCTCTAGGGATTGACCCTGCTACGGGAGAGGAAATCTTTTTAGATATGAATGGAAATAAAGTGAATGAATGGAGTACGGCCAATTATAAACCTTTTGGTTCCACGGATCCTAAAGTTTACGGGACAATAGGAACAATGTTCGTTTATAAAAAATGGGAATTGAATGCACATTTGTATTACAAATATGGTGGTTATTTGTACAATTCGACCTTGGTAGATAAAGTGGAGAATGTAAATCCTAATGAAAATGGTGATAAACGAATTTTATATGATCGTTGGAATGCTCCAGGTGATATTGCTAAATTCAAAAAAGTTAGTGATGTTTCAGAGACTAAGCCCACATCACGTTTTGTAGAGAAAGAAAATTACATACAGCTTCAATCCTTGTCGCTAGGGTATGATTTCAGTAATGATAAACTTCGAAAAGTAGGTATTCAACGATTGAAAGTGTCGGCTATCGGTAATGATATATTTAAGTCATCTACTGTAAAAATGGAAAGGGGAACTTCTTATCCTTATGCAAGAACATTTTCTTTATCCGCTCAAGTAACTTTTTAATTTGATTGTTGTATGAAAAAATTAATAAATAAATCTATAATTCTTTCACTAGTCGTGGCATTGACCGCATGCAATGATTGGTTGAATGTTTCTCCTAAAACAGACATGAAAGCCGAAGATTTGTTTTCGACTGAAGCGGGCTTTCGGGATGCTTTGATTGGGGTTTACGCTTTAATGGCAACGAGTAATCTTTACGGAAAAAATTTATCTTATGGTTATTTGGATGTTTTGGCCCAGTATTATACCAGTCCTCGTAGTAACACATCTACAGGATACGAGCATAATTTAAAAAATGCAGCCGCCTACAATTATACGGAAAGTGATGAAGAATCAAGAATATTATCCATTTGGTCGAGCCATTTTTCTGCAATAGCCAATATAAATCAGGCTTTATTATTTATAGATGAAAATCGAGAAGTGTTTACATCAGAGGATATTCATCATATTTATAAGGGAGAATTTTTAGCACTTCGTGCTTTACTTCATTTTAATATTCTTCGTCTTTTTGCACCATCTCCGATGATGGATAATCAGAATGGACTGAATGCTCTCGCAATTCCTTATGTGGAACAATATACGAATATTGCTCAACCTCAGTTAACCGTGAAAGAGGTCTTAGAAAAAGTCGTAAAAGATTTGCTTGCGGCTAAGGATTTGATGAAAGAACGGGAAATTTTTAATGAATTTGACTCATCCTCCCCGATGTACAAGAGAAATCAAAGAATGAATTATTACGCTGTTACAGCTCTTTTGGCTCGGGTTTATCTTTATGAAAATGAAAAGGAAGCAGCTTTGACTGAAGTGAAAAAAATTATTGGTGAAGTAGATGGGGAAAATCCTACATCTTACACCTTGGCAACTAGTGGTGCGACTGCAACTAACCCGATGTTTCAATCCGAATTAATATTTACTTTGGATGTTCAAAAGTTGAAAGATTTGAGTGAGAATAGTTTTTCCGAAACTTCACTTTCAGATGTTTTGTTGGTGTCTGAAAAAGGTAAACAAACTATTTTTACTGCAAGTGGCCTAGAGAGTGATTTCAGATCTTCATGGTTAACGGCAACCTCAAATGGTAAGGAGTATGTTTTGACAAAGTATAATAATATGAATTATATACCGTTGTTTAAATTGTCCGAACTTTATTTGATTGCGGCGGAATGTGCAGACGGTGAGGATGCGTATTGGTATTTGAATCAATTAAGAAATCATCGGGGATTATCGAGTATCGAACATACAAAAGACATAGAGAGTTACATTTATCAAGAGTACAGAAGAGAATTTTTGGGAGAAGGGCAATTGTTTTTTTATTATAAACGCAAATTGTATGATACTGTCGGTGCGGAAGATAACGTCGGGATTGAGGATTTGAAAGCAGTTTATAATTTACCGATACCTACATCGGAAATTGATTTTGGTAACATAAAAAACTGATTGAGATGAGAAGAATATTTATACTTTTTGTTTTAGCTGTACTTTGTTCTTGTAGTAAGAATGAAAGATTGGTTTATGATCTGGATATGCATGATATATATTATCCTATCGTGACAGAAACTCGAGATAGTCTATTTGTCTCATTACTAACTGCGGATAAAATTTTAACCACGACAGTGGATGTTAAGTTATTGGGTGATGTTTTACGATCTCCGGCAAGATTCAAAGT
Encoded proteins:
- the rocD gene encoding ornithine--oxo-acid transaminase, with amino-acid sequence MTEQEYMDREAKYGAHNYHPLPVVLEKGEGIYVWDVNGKRYFDFLSAYSAVNQGHCHPKIVEAMTEQAKKLALTSRAFYNNVLGEWEEYITKYFGYDKVLPMNSGAEADETALKLCRRWGYDVKGIPADQAKIIVCDNNFHGRTITIITLSNDPSSYAGFGPFTPGFERIPYDDIPALEEALKDPNVAGFLLEPIQGEAGVYVPHEGYLKKAYDLCKAHNVLFMADEVQTGIARTGKMLACDHEGVRPDILILGKAISGGLMPVSCVLADDEIMLTIKPGEHGSTYGGNPIAAKVSMAALQVIKDEKLEENAERLGKIFRERVKAIKSDMMELVRGKGLLNAVVITPKNGKTAWDVCLKLRDNGLLAKPTHEHIIRFAPPLVINEEQLLEAIGIIEKTLKEFE
- a CDS encoding RNA polymerase sigma factor, which gives rise to MSIDFDSLLEGINKKDMRAWEELYAGYYAVLCSYVNNILRDRDQAQDIVQDVLVAVWKSSKQFGDMKELTSYLYRACYNNALIYKRNVQIRKDIEQKIVLETEVEFSDEIFAITVRDELLRQLYCYIKELPDGAREIMELSVLGFSGPEIAEKLGITIHTVKTQKNRSFKYLREKLKDSVLLFLI
- a CDS encoding FecR family protein — encoded protein: MKLDLYSVVELFRKSFSTSLSDEEKEELDDVLRDNYLKKAYDQLSDETFVLDKFREFEEYKYKPAFNKLKVYQHRIRIRRWTIWGSSIAAVLILVFVLVRPWKYNGNMQEFVKETQHIIPPGSSMAILKLADGRMIEIGKQPLKLKDTQGSMVKYENGRLSYSSGKETTITEAYNELVVPVGGECHVLLEDGTDVWLNADSKLKYPIVFNGESREVVLSGEAYFEVKKDNRPFIVNLESGDITVLGTSFGVSAYPGYPNYTTLVRGSVRFTSLRREQIVLTPGEQAVVDIFGSLKKRNVDVEEFVGWKDGVFIFKDKPLAEIMEILERWYGVHVIFQDNSLKELEYTGSLERYDSINTFLQLLEKLEEIQYEIKGNTIVLFK
- a CDS encoding SusC/RagA family TonB-linked outer membrane protein; amino-acid sequence: MKWCVVFICLFTLNLSADVYSQKNIVSLDLSDVSIGQFVKAVKQQTSLKFMYNSSIVRQAGNISVKVENKELKDVLGMVLGQVNLEYEFFNNVILIRAKDEKKSEQLQRTVRGCVKDEKGTPLPGVTVVLKGENLGVATDVNGNYSLSFLDQKNLVILFSFVGMLPVEVKYTGQDTINVVLKEDVEKIDEVVVNGYFTRKKESYTGVSTTFSGSELRKVSTGSILNTLSMLDPSFVKVVNNEMGSDPNTIPSFEIRGSSSLKSTFEGNPNMPTFIMDGFEVSAQKVFDLDPTRVRFITILKDAAATAIYGSRAANGVVVIETELPKAGKLQFSYNGSANFEVADLSDYNLMNAEEKLEYEVRSGLYETKDQSPEYADDNLTSYNQILKLVKEGNDVDWLAIPVRDVGIGHKHSVMAEGGNETFRYALDISYSNTVGVMKGSKRDNYGGGVRLQYNLKKLKFMNYTSFSHLKSVNSPYGSFSSYTYYNPYYNPYDEEGNIKKILYSYQYYDEGVKTKPMYNELYNATLPSKNQSIGNYFMNNFSVEYDVVQGLKLKANLSLSVDNNKSDAYVSNENTNFIGKELRGSYSQSWSNSFSYDINVVLTYVRNWKKHFLNVGLIYNLRESNTDATSLSAVGFPNENMDHISMGTSFTEGGRPGGSYNISRLIGFVANLGYTYDNRFLLDFSLRSDGSSLYGANNRWSTFWSLGVGYNLHNEKFMEGVSFVDLLKIRGSIGTTGGQNFNPYQSMTMYSYNDSRISGISYTGYMGVLLKAFGNKNLKWQKVEKRNVGLDFELLDRRLRGSFNVYSDLSKDVLIDVTVAPSLGFSSYKENLGEVKNSGVELTLKGTVIRDMDRDIIWDLIFNLAHNKNKVMKINRALTAFNESQDAEVKNKPTIRYKEGLSQNTIWVNESLGIDPATGEEIFLDMNGNKVNEWSTANYKPFGSTDPKVYGTIGTMFVYKKWELNAHLYYKYGGYLYNSTLVDKVENVNPNENGDKRILYDRWNAPGDIAKFKKVSDVSETKPTSRFVEKENYIQLQSLSLGYDFSNDKLRKVGIQRLKVSAIGNDIFKSSTVKMERGTSYPYARTFSLSAQVTF
- a CDS encoding RagB/SusD family nutrient uptake outer membrane protein; protein product: MKKLINKSIILSLVVALTACNDWLNVSPKTDMKAEDLFSTEAGFRDALIGVYALMATSNLYGKNLSYGYLDVLAQYYTSPRSNTSTGYEHNLKNAAAYNYTESDEESRILSIWSSHFSAIANINQALLFIDENREVFTSEDIHHIYKGEFLALRALLHFNILRLFAPSPMMDNQNGLNALAIPYVEQYTNIAQPQLTVKEVLEKVVKDLLAAKDLMKEREIFNEFDSSSPMYKRNQRMNYYAVTALLARVYLYENEKEAALTEVKKIIGEVDGENPTSYTLATSGATATNPMFQSELIFTLDVQKLKDLSENSFSETSLSDVLLVSEKGKQTIFTASGLESDFRSSWLTATSNGKEYVLTKYNNMNYIPLFKLSELYLIAAECADGEDAYWYLNQLRNHRGLSSIEHTKDIESYIYQEYRREFLGEGQLFFYYKRKLYDTVGAEDNVGIEDLKAVYNLPIPTSEIDFGNIKN